From one Formosa sediminum genomic stretch:
- a CDS encoding histone H1 gives MNAQYEAFHSDAGALLESGNKAAGTRARKATLEMTKLMKDFRKMSIEASKK, from the coding sequence ATCAACGCTCAATATGAAGCGTTTCACAGTGATGCTGGTGCATTGTTAGAAAGTGGAAATAAGGCAGCAGGAACACGTGCTCGTAAAGCTACACTTGAAATGACCAAACTAATGAAAGATTTTAGAAAGATGTCTATAGAAGCTTCAAAAAAATAA
- a CDS encoding FecR family protein, with protein sequence MKINRREKKCIRYLTNEMSQADRAVFEIELALDHDLKNLYENYSLIWKHYPIPEQIDDPNYESKQSLSKDSSFIKDSKQRWSKKYIAISAFALVILTVSVFIYHSQDINYTNQIVTEKGERRSLYLPDSTLVVLNSLSEIHFPNAFNKTRDVFVSGEVFFDVTHNEEKPFTVHTTDLDVQVLGTAFNVNTSSSNKIISLERGKVNVLLKESNNQLTLSPNEQLIYNNATNNITKKNFNAIEVLGWKDEMLILDNTPFKEAIKKLNQFYGVTFRLKDKTLESKKITGAFKGLDIKGVISSLEFIANITIVPIHKNEYLIIGNDAN encoded by the coding sequence ATGAAAATTAATAGAAGGGAAAAGAAATGTATAAGGTATTTAACTAATGAAATGTCTCAGGCAGATCGAGCTGTTTTTGAAATAGAGCTTGCCTTAGATCATGATTTAAAAAACCTTTATGAAAATTATAGTCTAATTTGGAAACATTATCCAATACCTGAGCAAATTGACGATCCTAATTATGAATCAAAACAAAGTTTGTCAAAGGATTCTAGTTTCATTAAAGATTCTAAACAAAGGTGGTCCAAAAAATATATCGCTATAAGTGCTTTTGCTTTAGTTATACTAACTGTATCCGTTTTTATATATCATTCGCAAGACATTAATTATACTAACCAAATTGTAACTGAAAAAGGAGAAAGGCGATCACTTTATCTGCCAGATAGTACCTTGGTTGTTCTAAATTCTTTAAGTGAGATACATTTTCCTAACGCATTCAATAAAACAAGAGATGTTTTTGTGAGCGGAGAAGTGTTTTTTGATGTCACGCATAATGAAGAAAAACCTTTTACAGTGCATACAACCGATTTGGATGTACAAGTGTTAGGAACCGCTTTTAATGTGAATACCTCTTCATCAAATAAAATCATATCCTTAGAACGTGGTAAAGTGAATGTGTTATTAAAAGAGTCGAATAATCAATTAACTCTTTCTCCTAACGAACAACTTATTTATAATAATGCCACAAACAATATTACAAAGAAAAATTTTAATGCAATAGAGGTCTTAGGCTGGAAGGATGAAATGCTTATTTTAGATAACACACCATTTAAAGAAGCCATAAAAAAACTTAATCAGTTTTACGGAGTAACCTTTAGACTAAAAGATAAAACTCTTGAAAGTAAAAAAATAACGGGCGCATTCAAAGGATTAGACATAAAGGGGGTTATATCCTCATTAGAATTTATTGCAAATATTACTATAGTTCCAATTCATAAAAATGAATACTTAATAATCGGAAATGATGCAAATTAG
- a CDS encoding RagB/SusD family nutrient uptake outer membrane protein — protein sequence MKFKTYIAKIMIVPTVILSITSCANDYLEEVTYGEVSPSEMTSPANVELAIISAYSVLNGQFDGASNAYNSPASNWSFGDVVSDDAYKGGGGTGDQNNIHQMEIFNTLPTTIDVERKWMALYEGVKRANEAMRLLEASEDFDDDLRIQRKAELQFLRGHFYFELKKIYNHIPYIDETAETVNDYAKSNTEFTSEELWNKIEADFQAAYNVLPTTQDEVGRPTKIAAQAYLAKTYLFQDKWQLAYDATTEVLNSNYGLMDDFQELFLPENDNNKEVIFAVQHSVNDGQASNYNGSIGDRLLAPGGPFYSQYGFQRPSQNLVNAFKVTSEGIPAHSNETLTDTDFVDPRLDITIGRPGIPYKDLDILYDSSWARDLATYGEFSPKKRIVSANSEYFVTVWPYVSALDYYIIRYGEVVLWRAEAAVEIGQLEEARSLVNQLRDRAKNSQYVKTLDGSQDAANYKIALYANVWSSQDDAREAVRLESRLELALEGHRFFNLVRWGNADNVISDYLEVEKTRRTHLSNATFQAGKNEYWPIPQAYIDGVTDGMVTQNDGY from the coding sequence ATGAAATTTAAAACATATATAGCAAAAATTATGATTGTTCCTACAGTCATATTAAGTATTACGTCGTGTGCTAACGATTATTTAGAAGAAGTTACCTATGGAGAAGTTTCTCCTTCAGAAATGACTAGTCCAGCGAATGTAGAATTGGCAATAATTTCAGCTTATAGCGTCTTAAATGGGCAGTTTGACGGTGCAAGTAATGCTTATAATTCACCTGCTTCTAATTGGAGTTTTGGAGATGTTGTTTCAGACGATGCCTATAAAGGTGGTGGTGGTACTGGTGATCAAAATAATATTCACCAAATGGAGATCTTTAATACACTACCTACTACAATTGATGTTGAACGTAAATGGATGGCATTGTATGAAGGTGTTAAAAGAGCTAATGAAGCGATGCGCTTACTTGAAGCATCTGAAGATTTTGATGATGATTTAAGAATTCAGAGAAAAGCCGAGTTACAATTTTTGCGTGGACATTTTTATTTTGAATTGAAAAAGATTTATAATCATATTCCTTATATAGATGAAACGGCAGAAACTGTAAATGACTATGCTAAATCTAATACTGAATTTACTTCAGAAGAATTATGGAACAAAATAGAAGCCGATTTTCAAGCCGCTTATAACGTCTTGCCAACTACACAAGACGAAGTGGGTAGACCTACAAAAATTGCGGCACAAGCCTATTTAGCTAAAACGTACTTGTTTCAAGATAAATGGCAATTGGCTTATGATGCGACTACAGAAGTTCTAAATAGTAACTACGGTTTGATGGATGATTTTCAAGAATTATTCTTGCCAGAAAATGATAATAATAAAGAAGTTATTTTTGCCGTTCAACACTCTGTAAATGATGGTCAGGCTAGTAATTATAATGGAAGTATAGGCGACCGATTATTAGCTCCAGGAGGACCTTTCTATTCTCAATATGGATTTCAAAGACCATCTCAAAATTTAGTAAATGCTTTTAAGGTTACTTCAGAAGGTATTCCTGCACATAGTAATGAAACCCTAACCGATACTGATTTTGTAGACCCTAGATTAGATATTACTATAGGAAGACCTGGGATTCCTTATAAAGATCTTGATATTTTGTACGATAGCAGTTGGGCAAGAGACTTAGCAACTTATGGTGAATTTAGTCCTAAGAAAAGAATTGTTTCAGCCAATTCTGAATATTTTGTAACTGTTTGGCCGTATGTAAGTGCTTTAGATTATTATATCATTAGATATGGAGAAGTTGTGTTATGGAGAGCAGAAGCCGCAGTAGAAATTGGTCAATTAGAAGAAGCAAGGTCTTTAGTAAACCAACTTAGAGATAGAGCTAAAAACTCCCAGTATGTAAAGACCTTAGATGGAAGTCAAGATGCCGCAAATTACAAGATAGCGTTGTATGCTAATGTATGGAGTAGTCAAGATGATGCTAGAGAGGCTGTGCGTTTAGAATCACGTTTAGAATTGGCTTTAGAAGGACATCGATTTTTTAACTTAGTACGTTGGGGAAATGCAGATAATGTTATCTCGGACTATCTTGAGGTTGAGAAAACCAGAAGAACCCACTTGTCTAATGCTACATTTCAAGCCGGAAAAAATGAATATTGGCCTATACCTCAGGCTTATATAGATGGTGTAACGGACGGCATGGTTACTCAAAACGACGGATATTAA
- a CDS encoding site-specific integrase, whose translation MKKRSIKSNGQIPIYARILVNGVGADISIQRSTLASNWYNKSFRVKSRLKESKNINFYLDEVYSDLLECHRQLSSEGIPVTAKKIKLRYLGKDKTLETLEDVLNYHKTVESKKLQQGTLKNYVATEKYLKRFLQQKHSVSDIHLHCIDYSFIIEFEDFLRTCKPLRASQSLSNNGIMKHMERFQKLINIAMKFGCYRNNPFNLYGLKYEDYDSEFLEVKEIIKLKSVVLSSPSLKQTRDFFVFACYTGLSYIEVQKLNRSDIVEGIDGVLWINVKRQKTKTPVRVPLLSQALEILECYKSYPCESNNYCLLPILSNQKVNAHLKDIAKSAGIYKYLTFHVARHTFATTITLLNDVPLETVSKLLGHTKLSTTQKYARVVEKKISKDIGRLKNVLNRQEECILKQPIVKSVQLRIV comes from the coding sequence CTGAAAAAAAGATCCATTAAAAGTAATGGTCAAATTCCTATTTATGCCCGTATTTTAGTAAATGGTGTTGGAGCTGATATTAGTATCCAGCGTTCTACCTTAGCCTCTAATTGGTATAATAAATCTTTTAGGGTAAAATCTAGGTTAAAAGAATCTAAGAATATTAATTTTTACCTCGATGAAGTGTATTCAGATTTATTAGAATGTCACAGACAACTTTCTTCTGAAGGCATACCTGTAACGGCAAAAAAGATAAAATTACGTTATTTAGGCAAAGACAAAACATTAGAAACACTTGAAGATGTTTTAAATTATCATAAAACTGTAGAATCTAAAAAACTGCAACAAGGCACTTTAAAAAACTATGTGGCTACGGAAAAGTATTTGAAGCGTTTTTTACAACAAAAGCATAGTGTTTCAGATATTCATTTACATTGCATTGATTACTCTTTTATCATCGAGTTTGAGGATTTTCTTCGGACTTGCAAACCTCTTCGTGCATCTCAATCCTTGAGTAATAATGGGATTATGAAGCATATGGAACGTTTCCAGAAACTCATCAATATTGCGATGAAGTTTGGATGTTATAGAAACAATCCATTTAATTTATATGGTCTGAAATATGAAGATTATGACAGTGAATTTCTTGAAGTCAAAGAAATAATAAAATTAAAAAGCGTTGTTTTGTCTTCTCCAAGTTTGAAACAGACAAGAGATTTTTTTGTGTTCGCTTGTTACACAGGTTTGTCTTATATAGAAGTTCAAAAGCTAAATCGTAGTGATATTGTAGAGGGGATTGATGGAGTATTATGGATAAATGTTAAACGTCAAAAAACAAAAACACCTGTTAGAGTGCCATTGTTATCTCAAGCATTGGAAATATTAGAATGCTATAAATCCTATCCCTGTGAGAGTAATAATTATTGTTTACTTCCTATTTTATCCAACCAAAAAGTTAATGCACATCTTAAGGATATTGCAAAATCGGCAGGAATATATAAATATTTAACCTTTCATGTAGCGAGGCATACATTTGCCACAACCATAACATTATTAAATGATGTGCCCTTGGAAACAGTTTCGAAATTATTGGGACATACTAAATTGTCGACCACACAAAAATACGCTAGAGTTGTTGAAAAGAAAATAAGTAAGGATATTGGGCGCTTAAAGAATGTTTTGAATCGGCAAGAAGAATGTATATTAAAACAGCCTATAGTTAAGTCTGTTCAACTACGGATTGTTTAA
- a CDS encoding SusC/RagA family TonB-linked outer membrane protein encodes MKFKSLIIVLVLSMASSLHAFSSAYLIPPNTDSINLNLKNTSLSQVFNLIEKQTHIPFIYVSNQSYLSTKIDLNVHNETLEIVLNTLKEKSSLDFKITDSGILVKKQVVISNQQESQIKGTVKDNNGLPILGANVFVKGTNIGTSTDYDGHFKLTIPANIETITITYLGYQKQDVNIIGQNIVSIVLLEDANELDEILVVGYGTEKRENITAAISSVDPDDIKTLPKANVEEMLQGRMPGVQVMSDNSPGGGTSIRVRGFSTINNNDPLVVIDGVPTSNGLNSINPQDIESIQVLKDAASSSIYGSRAANGVIVITTKKGAGKDSFEVNIDGYAGIQTAINLPKMLNAQQYGDLLWQAYKNDGQTPSHDIYGDNPDQAVIPIWLNSEETLPSSDVNWIQEIMQPAFVQNYNLSIQKGSEKGQHAFSLGYYDQEGVVKYTGFTRYSARFNSNYNITDWLAIGENFTGSYTEDVSATTNSALGSIIYNAFQFPSIIPVRDNNGDFGGNPINDIGNPLASLYRSKDNKDKNVRAFGNVYAELNFGDFIFKSSFGLDYNNYNYRGFSSVYDEILSQNTINSLSTSNSFNHQFTYTNTINYSKSIGGHNIDVLLGQEAIEYYAESFSASRQDFLYEDPNFWYLSYGTDNQLNSGSASEWTLNSYFGRFRYNFNEKYLVTATVRRDGTSRLANNNWGTFPAFSVGWRLDKEDFFDFGTVFTSMLLRASWGQTGNQEVPSYSTVDSYTNNSSNSDYAIDGGQNSVSTGLTQTRISNSDLNWETTTQTSIGVDLGFFNNKLNITAEVYKKVTDDILVYNSVPLTYGGTNDGQWINDGVMENKGYELNLRYSDKSHDFGYDLGLNISGYKNELTELHNVAYLGIPSSSLHSVNFDQEVSRSAVGQPIASFYGYRSEGLFRSQEDVDSYGLQPNAQPGDLKFADVNGDGEINDEDRTFIGSPHPDVVIGFNINVNYKNFDLGMFFNASIGNDIYNLTKYKTYFFNQSAYNKDSALLGAWSTENPNSDIPRLSLDDPNNNIRPSSYYVEDGSYLKLNNLQIGYTLPANILNNLGLRIYAQASNVFTITDYSGMTPEIGLQNYSSSSRNLDIGVDRGIYPPSRTFILGFNLNF; translated from the coding sequence ATGAAATTTAAAAGCCTAATTATAGTTCTTGTCCTATCCATGGCAAGCAGTTTACACGCATTTTCAAGTGCTTATTTAATACCGCCTAATACAGATAGTATTAATTTGAATTTAAAGAATACCTCTTTAAGTCAAGTATTTAATCTTATAGAAAAACAGACACATATACCATTTATTTATGTGTCAAATCAGTCCTATTTATCGACTAAGATTGATTTAAATGTACATAATGAAACTCTAGAGATTGTTCTAAATACCTTGAAAGAAAAGTCTTCTTTAGATTTTAAAATTACCGATAGCGGTATTTTGGTTAAGAAGCAGGTGGTTATTTCTAACCAACAAGAATCTCAAATTAAAGGTACTGTAAAAGACAACAATGGGTTACCTATTTTAGGAGCCAATGTTTTTGTGAAAGGTACAAATATAGGAACATCTACAGATTATGATGGTCATTTTAAATTAACAATTCCGGCGAATATAGAGACTATTACTATAACTTATTTAGGGTATCAGAAACAGGATGTTAATATAATTGGTCAAAACATAGTTTCTATTGTTTTATTGGAAGATGCGAATGAATTAGATGAAATATTAGTGGTGGGGTATGGCACAGAAAAACGTGAAAATATTACAGCTGCTATTTCTTCGGTAGATCCGGATGACATTAAAACGTTGCCTAAAGCTAATGTAGAGGAAATGTTACAAGGTAGAATGCCAGGTGTCCAGGTTATGAGTGATAATAGTCCAGGAGGAGGAACATCCATTCGTGTAAGAGGATTTAGTACGATTAATAATAATGATCCTCTTGTTGTTATTGATGGTGTTCCTACCTCTAACGGATTAAATAGTATTAATCCTCAAGATATAGAAAGCATACAGGTCCTTAAGGATGCTGCTTCATCTTCTATCTATGGTTCACGTGCTGCTAATGGTGTTATTGTAATTACGACTAAAAAAGGAGCTGGTAAAGATTCTTTTGAGGTTAATATAGATGGTTATGCAGGAATACAAACTGCTATTAACTTACCAAAAATGTTAAATGCGCAACAATATGGAGATTTATTATGGCAAGCATATAAGAACGATGGACAAACACCATCGCATGATATTTATGGAGATAACCCAGATCAAGCCGTAATACCAATATGGTTAAATAGTGAGGAAACACTACCAAGTAGCGATGTAAATTGGATTCAAGAAATTATGCAACCTGCTTTTGTTCAAAATTATAATCTTTCCATCCAGAAAGGTTCAGAAAAAGGACAACATGCCTTTTCTTTAGGGTATTATGATCAAGAAGGCGTTGTGAAATATACCGGTTTTACTAGATATTCGGCACGTTTTAATTCAAATTATAATATTACAGATTGGTTAGCTATAGGAGAAAATTTTACAGGATCTTATACGGAAGATGTGTCTGCAACTACGAATAGTGCTTTAGGAAGTATAATTTACAATGCGTTTCAATTTCCTTCAATAATTCCTGTAAGAGATAATAATGGAGATTTTGGAGGTAACCCCATTAACGATATAGGAAATCCGCTTGCCAGTCTTTACCGATCAAAAGATAATAAAGATAAAAATGTACGTGCCTTTGGTAATGTTTATGCCGAACTCAATTTTGGAGATTTTATATTTAAATCGTCCTTTGGATTAGATTATAATAATTATAATTATAGAGGGTTTTCTTCCGTATATGATGAAATTCTTTCTCAAAACACCATAAACAGCTTAAGTACTTCTAATAGTTTTAACCATCAGTTTACTTATACCAATACCATCAATTATTCTAAATCTATAGGCGGTCATAATATAGATGTATTACTAGGGCAGGAAGCTATAGAATATTATGCAGAATCTTTTTCAGCTTCTAGACAAGATTTTTTATATGAAGATCCTAATTTTTGGTATTTAAGTTATGGAACGGATAATCAATTAAACTCGGGATCAGCGAGTGAATGGACATTAAACTCGTATTTCGGAAGGTTTAGATATAATTTTAATGAAAAGTATCTAGTTACTGCAACAGTTAGAAGAGACGGTACTTCGCGCTTAGCCAATAATAATTGGGGGACATTTCCAGCCTTTTCAGTAGGATGGCGCTTAGATAAAGAAGACTTCTTTGACTTTGGAACAGTGTTTACAAGTATGTTGCTTAGAGCAAGTTGGGGACAAACTGGTAATCAAGAGGTTCCATCTTATTCTACAGTAGATAGTTATACTAATAATAGTAGTAATAGTGATTATGCTATAGATGGCGGACAAAATTCGGTGTCGACAGGGCTTACTCAAACTAGAATTTCTAATTCAGATCTTAATTGGGAGACCACAACACAAACCTCTATAGGTGTTGATTTAGGCTTTTTTAATAATAAATTAAACATCACCGCAGAAGTATATAAGAAGGTTACTGATGATATTTTGGTTTATAATTCTGTACCACTAACATATGGAGGCACAAATGATGGACAGTGGATTAATGATGGTGTTATGGAGAATAAAGGATACGAACTTAATTTAAGATATAGCGATAAAAGCCATGATTTTGGTTATGATTTAGGTCTTAATATATCTGGTTATAAAAATGAATTGACAGAACTTCACAATGTTGCTTACTTAGGGATTCCTAGTTCATCACTACATAGCGTGAATTTTGATCAAGAGGTTTCTAGAAGCGCCGTGGGGCAACCTATCGCATCTTTTTATGGCTACCGTTCTGAAGGATTGTTTAGAAGTCAAGAAGACGTTGATAGTTATGGCTTACAACCCAATGCGCAACCTGGAGATTTAAAATTTGCAGATGTGAACGGTGATGGTGAAATAAATGATGAAGATAGAACCTTTATAGGTTCTCCGCATCCCGATGTTGTTATAGGATTTAATATAAACGTTAATTACAAGAATTTTGACTTAGGTATGTTTTTTAACGCAAGTATTGGTAACGATATTTATAACCTAACAAAATACAAGACATACTTCTTTAACCAATCTGCATATAATAAAGACTCGGCTTTATTAGGCGCGTGGAGTACAGAGAATCCAAATTCAGATATACCAAGATTAAGTTTGGACGATCCAAATAATAACATCAGACCTTCATCGTATTATGTTGAGGATGGCTCTTATTTAAAATTAAATAATTTACAAATTGGTTATACGCTTCCAGCAAATATTTTAAACAATTTAGGGCTCAGAATATATGCTCAAGCGAGTAATGTATTTACAATAACAGATTATAGTGGGATGACTCCAGAAATTGGGCTTCAGAATTATTCAAGTAGCAGTAGAAACTTAGATATTGGTGTAGATCGTGGTATTTATCCTCCTTCAAGAACATTCATTTTAGGATTTAACCTTAACTTTTAA
- a CDS encoding YdcF family protein — MKKYVIILCLLLTVIGYSQVAQNTYPKVYQKLANKNYYLLNAIDHYPAVKNIFEDDTVLKDISKVKHQAIVASLLGDSKTIDAKDLVNPYIFTDSEILRISERLEALYAKSEVVREFVKTELKPSGAYNLYEGEGDKKLLSQAWALCARGVNHVLKVYGQGESPQYAEIDSISYNVNSSYYKQTLFVWSDHLVANNLQAFYSQSTQFVLSLLYFNHRDEAVRYEPLATLENKNVKAYISNIDFEQYKYASVLVLGNGPENYRDRLSALGKFNIKLGAEAFLSGDVPLIIVSGGHAHPYRAAYAEAIEMKKELITQYNIPENCIIIEPYARHTTTNLRNASRLLIAYNVPIDRLSLVVTNNFHSEYTGSEMFVNRCFTELGYQPVTIKKRLNKTTLEYLPQKESLQQNPLEPLDP, encoded by the coding sequence ATGAAAAAATATGTAATTATACTATGCTTGTTACTCACTGTAATAGGCTATAGCCAAGTTGCTCAAAATACTTACCCTAAAGTTTATCAAAAGCTAGCCAATAAAAATTATTATTTATTAAATGCCATAGATCACTATCCAGCAGTAAAAAATATTTTTGAGGACGATACCGTTTTGAAAGACATTTCTAAAGTTAAGCATCAAGCTATAGTGGCCTCGCTTTTAGGTGATTCTAAAACGATAGATGCGAAAGATCTGGTAAATCCGTATATTTTTACTGATTCTGAAATTTTAAGAATAAGTGAAAGATTAGAAGCATTATATGCTAAATCTGAAGTGGTAAGAGAATTCGTAAAGACAGAACTTAAGCCTTCTGGAGCATATAACTTATATGAAGGTGAAGGTGATAAAAAATTATTGTCTCAAGCTTGGGCATTATGTGCTCGTGGTGTTAATCACGTTTTAAAAGTTTATGGTCAAGGTGAATCCCCTCAATATGCTGAAATTGATTCTATATCTTACAATGTAAACAGTTCATATTATAAGCAAACCCTATTTGTATGGAGTGATCATTTGGTAGCTAATAATTTACAGGCTTTTTATTCTCAATCTACACAATTTGTTTTGTCCCTTTTATACTTTAATCACAGGGATGAAGCCGTAAGGTATGAGCCTTTAGCTACACTAGAAAATAAAAACGTAAAAGCGTATATATCGAATATTGATTTTGAACAATACAAATATGCTTCTGTACTCGTTCTAGGAAATGGTCCTGAAAATTACAGAGATCGATTATCTGCTTTAGGAAAATTTAATATTAAGTTGGGAGCAGAAGCTTTTTTGTCAGGAGACGTTCCGCTTATTATAGTGTCAGGAGGTCATGCCCATCCGTATAGAGCTGCATATGCAGAAGCCATAGAAATGAAAAAGGAGTTGATTACACAATACAATATTCCTGAAAATTGCATTATTATTGAGCCTTACGCGAGACATACAACAACCAATTTAAGAAATGCCAGTAGGCTATTGATTGCGTATAACGTGCCTATAGATCGGCTTTCATTAGTGGTTACTAATAATTTTCACAGTGAATACACAGGAAGTGAAATGTTTGTTAATCGTTGTTTTACAGAGTTAGGATATCAGCCAGTAACTATTAAAAAACGTTTAAATAAAACGACTCTTGAATATTTGCCCCAAAAGGAGTCCCTACAACAAAATCCTTTAGAACCTCTAGATCCCTAA
- a CDS encoding RNA polymerase sigma factor, whose product MMQIRGVNVSNAVTEDLLLFKQIQLGNPKAVDVLFKKYYHSLCRFGILYESNIHIIEEKASDVFMILWKEKHKLHTIKNPKSYIYVILKNNLRKPCKNHKIRPILHEDQFENQNLYPSIEDEIIANEQLEINKHIIRTILNEIPKRTRQIFEMSRIDGFKYKEISELLDIAPKTVENHIGLALKYISKGLITYK is encoded by the coding sequence ATGATGCAAATTAGAGGAGTGAATGTAAGTAATGCTGTAACTGAAGATCTTCTTCTTTTTAAGCAAATTCAATTAGGAAACCCTAAAGCAGTAGATGTTTTGTTTAAGAAATATTACCATAGCTTATGTCGGTTCGGAATCCTTTATGAGTCTAATATTCACATTATAGAAGAAAAAGCTTCAGATGTTTTTATGATCTTATGGAAGGAAAAGCATAAACTACATACTATTAAAAATCCAAAATCATATATATACGTAATCCTAAAAAACAACCTAAGAAAGCCATGTAAAAACCACAAAATAAGACCAATACTTCATGAAGATCAATTTGAGAATCAAAATTTGTATCCAAGTATTGAAGATGAAATTATAGCTAATGAGCAGTTAGAAATCAATAAACACATCATTAGAACTATTTTAAATGAAATTCCTAAACGCACACGTCAGATCTTTGAAATGAGTAGAATAGACGGATTTAAGTATAAAGAAATTTCAGAACTCTTAGATATAGCTCCTAAAACTGTAGAAAATCACATCGGGTTAGCTCTTAAATATATAAGTAAGGGGTTGATTACTTACAAGTAA